From the genome of bacterium, one region includes:
- a CDS encoding response regulator yields MARILLIDDDDDYRGVLREFIETRGHTVLEAVSARDGMDIFLREKVDLVVSDFMMPEKSGLELLGELRNINPKVLFIMVTGFASLDTAKEAIRLGAYDLLPKPVDMDQLTAVMRRALATIELQSNLSTVRGVNFALLLAIPLWLGVGYLLFRFLSR; encoded by the coding sequence ATGGCCCGAATTCTACTGATTGACGACGACGACGACTATCGCGGCGTGTTGCGTGAGTTCATCGAAACTCGCGGGCACACCGTGCTCGAAGCCGTGTCAGCGCGTGACGGGATGGATATCTTCCTGCGCGAGAAGGTTGATCTTGTCGTCTCGGATTTCATGATGCCGGAAAAATCGGGCCTGGAGCTGCTGGGTGAGCTGCGCAATATCAATCCGAAGGTTCTGTTCATCATGGTCACGGGGTTTGCTTCGCTTGATACGGCCAAAGAGGCTATCAGACTCGGCGCCTATGACCTGCTGCCCAAACCCGTGGACATGGACCAGTTGACGGCGGTCATGCGCCGTGCCTTGGCTACAATCGAACTGCAAAGTAATCTCTCAACCGTGCGCGGAGTGAATTTCGCGCTCTTGCTGGCGATCCCGTTATGGTTGGGAGTTGGCTATCTGCTGTTCCGCTTCTTGAGCCGCTAA
- the tsaD gene encoding tRNA (adenosine(37)-N6)-threonylcarbamoyltransferase complex transferase subunit TsaD, which translates to MRILAIESSCDENSAAILDDGNVLALVTITQQVHQAFGGVVPELAGRSHLELQDTNVQRALAEARCSLEDIDMIAATAGPGLVGSLLVGHSFGSALATSRGIPFASMHHMEGHLWSVEMDRDPLPLPFLVLLASGGHTLLTVVRGFRHYDVIGATRDDAMGEAYDKVGKLLGLGFPAGAAIDRSAQRGRPDAVDFPVALRDGSFDFSFSGLKTAVAYKLRDEPQWLEERHRPDLLASFQSAAMRSVLTKIERAAIQYRVHAVCAAGGVAANSALRSGLADIAGRLSIEVAVPPLKYCADNAAMIGYAAHKLWQAGLPAEQLPVRPRWPITELRSPAAAFSS; encoded by the coding sequence GTGCGAATTCTGGCGATTGAGTCGAGCTGCGATGAGAATTCCGCCGCAATCCTCGATGATGGCAACGTCCTCGCCTTGGTCACCATCACGCAGCAAGTGCATCAGGCCTTTGGCGGTGTGGTGCCGGAGCTCGCGGGGCGGTCGCATTTAGAACTGCAAGATACCAACGTGCAACGAGCGCTGGCCGAGGCGCGGTGCTCGCTTGAGGATATTGACATGATCGCGGCCACGGCCGGGCCGGGATTGGTTGGCTCATTGCTTGTCGGACACTCGTTTGGATCGGCGTTGGCAACTTCTCGCGGGATTCCATTTGCCTCGATGCACCACATGGAAGGGCATCTTTGGTCGGTGGAGATGGACCGTGACCCTTTGCCGTTGCCATTCCTCGTCCTGTTGGCCAGCGGCGGGCACACCTTGCTGACCGTTGTGCGCGGCTTCCGTCACTATGACGTGATCGGCGCCACACGCGATGATGCAATGGGGGAGGCCTACGACAAGGTTGGTAAGCTGCTGGGACTTGGTTTTCCCGCCGGAGCTGCGATTGACCGATCCGCGCAGCGGGGTCGGCCAGATGCGGTTGACTTCCCGGTCGCCTTACGGGATGGCTCCTTTGATTTCAGCTTCTCAGGATTGAAGACGGCCGTCGCTTACAAACTGCGCGATGAACCGCAGTGGCTTGAAGAGAGACACCGTCCTGATCTATTGGCCTCGTTTCAGTCGGCCGCGATGCGATCTGTCTTGACTAAGATTGAACGTGCCGCGATCCAGTACCGTGTGCATGCCGTTTGCGCCGCAGGCGGAGTCGCCGCCAATAGCGCATTGCGCAGCGGGTTGGCAGACATCGCCGGGCGTTTGTCCATCGAGGTCGCCGTGCCACCGCTCAAGTATTGCGCAGATAACGCCGCGATGATTGGCTACGCCGCTCATAAACTGTGGCAAGCCGGACTGCCGGCGGAACAACTTCCGGTCAGACCGCGCTGGCCGATTACGGAATTACGATCACCAGCAGCAGCCTTTTCGAGTTGA
- a CDS encoding acyl-CoA carboxylase subunit beta: MKVTEELKRRRTLSTLGGGEKRIEAQHKKGKMTARERLDILLDPGSFHEIDALVTHRSQQFGLGEQIVYGDGVVTGYGKIDGRTVFVFAQDFTAFGGSLAEAHGKKICKIMDMAMKVGAPVIGLNDSGGARVQEGVVSLGAYADIFLRNTLASGVVPQLSAIMGPCAGGAVYSPAITDFTLMVENTSNMFVTGPKVVKTVTHEDITSEELGGAVTHASKSGVAHFACPNEAHCLLTLRRMLSYMPQNNQEDPPRQPVPQQPLTDDTLAALIPAEATRPYDMKDVIRRVVDKDCFVRFCDAFNIPLVTFVDVPGFLPGTEQEWNGIIVNGAKLLYAYCEATVPKITVITRKAYGGAYDVMSSKHIRGDLNFAWPTAEIAVMGAQGAVEIIFAKEIASAADPDAAKKKFVDEYTTLFANPFEAASFGYIDEVIDPAETRSRIISALETLENKVDSNPPKKHGNIPL, translated from the coding sequence ATGAAAGTCACAGAAGAACTCAAACGCCGACGCACCCTGTCCACTTTAGGCGGCGGCGAAAAACGCATCGAGGCGCAGCACAAAAAGGGCAAAATGACCGCCCGCGAACGCCTTGACATCTTGTTGGACCCCGGTTCGTTTCACGAAATTGACGCACTCGTCACCCACCGTTCCCAACAGTTCGGACTCGGCGAGCAAATCGTCTACGGCGACGGAGTTGTCACCGGTTACGGGAAGATCGACGGACGCACTGTGTTCGTGTTTGCGCAGGACTTCACCGCCTTCGGCGGATCGCTGGCCGAAGCGCACGGTAAGAAGATTTGCAAGATCATGGATATGGCCATGAAGGTGGGCGCGCCTGTGATCGGTCTGAACGATTCCGGCGGCGCGCGCGTGCAGGAAGGCGTAGTATCGCTTGGAGCCTATGCCGACATTTTCCTGCGAAATACGCTCGCCTCCGGCGTCGTGCCTCAGCTCTCTGCAATCATGGGCCCTTGTGCCGGTGGCGCGGTTTATAGTCCGGCCATTACGGACTTCACGCTGATGGTCGAGAACACCAGCAATATGTTCGTGACTGGACCGAAGGTCGTGAAGACCGTTACGCATGAAGACATCACGAGCGAAGAACTCGGCGGCGCCGTCACGCACGCGTCAAAATCCGGTGTGGCGCACTTTGCCTGCCCGAATGAAGCACACTGTTTGCTGACTCTCCGCCGCATGCTCAGCTACATGCCGCAAAACAATCAGGAAGACCCGCCGCGCCAGCCCGTGCCGCAGCAGCCGCTGACGGATGACACGCTGGCCGCTCTCATTCCCGCCGAAGCCACGCGTCCCTATGACATGAAGGATGTCATCCGTCGTGTCGTGGACAAGGACTGCTTCGTGCGCTTCTGCGATGCCTTCAATATTCCGCTTGTCACGTTTGTGGATGTGCCGGGCTTCCTGCCGGGTACCGAGCAAGAGTGGAACGGCATCATCGTGAACGGCGCGAAACTCCTGTACGCCTATTGCGAAGCCACTGTTCCGAAGATCACCGTCATTACCCGCAAGGCATATGGCGGCGCCTACGACGTTATGAGTTCGAAGCACATCCGCGGCGATCTGAATTTCGCGTGGCCCACCGCGGAAATCGCGGTCATGGGCGCGCAGGGCGCAGTGGAAATTATCTTTGCCAAGGAAATCGCTTCAGCAGCTGATCCGGATGCCGCCAAGAAGAAATTCGTTGACGAGTATACAACGCTCTTCGCCAACCCGTTTGAAGCCGCTTCGTTCGGGTATATTGACGAAGTGATTGACCCGGCCGAGACCCGCAGCCGCATTATCAGCGCTCTTGAAACGCTGGAAAATAAGGTAGACAGCAATCCGCCGAAAAAACACGGCAATATTCCGCTGTAA
- a CDS encoding class II aldolase/adducin family protein, which yields MAAERVAELLYAARVLAGINCLPATDGNFSARLADGRALVTRRGIEKRLLAESDLIEVSLDEFQPTEASSAWKLHRALYHARPDVYAILHVHAPNLGVFVAAGKVPDVKLLMEAEMTLGGIAMIPYAEPGSPDVGRLAVDMGNNAGVLLLERHGVVALGGSVQEALYRIERAEFLARVQLDMASLR from the coding sequence TTGGCCGCCGAGCGGGTAGCCGAGCTGTTGTACGCAGCGCGAGTGCTGGCCGGGATAAACTGCCTTCCTGCAACGGACGGGAACTTCTCGGCAAGACTTGCTGATGGCCGCGCTCTGGTCACCCGCCGCGGAATTGAGAAGCGCCTTCTCGCCGAATCTGACCTAATCGAAGTCAGCTTGGACGAGTTTCAGCCTACCGAAGCCTCGTCGGCATGGAAACTGCACCGCGCCTTGTACCATGCTCGACCCGATGTGTACGCAATCCTGCATGTTCACGCGCCGAATCTCGGCGTCTTCGTCGCGGCGGGCAAGGTGCCGGATGTCAAACTCCTCATGGAAGCCGAAATGACTTTGGGCGGCATAGCAATGATTCCGTATGCGGAACCCGGATCGCCCGATGTTGGACGGTTGGCCGTGGACATGGGGAACAATGCGGGCGTGTTGCTACTCGAGCGGCACGGAGTAGTGGCTCTTGGCGGCTCCGTTCAGGAAGCGCTGTATCGGATCGAGCGTGCCGAGTTTCTCGCGCGCGTTCAGCTTGACATGGCTTCACTCCGCTAA